In a single window of the Acyrthosiphon pisum isolate AL4f chromosome X, pea_aphid_22Mar2018_4r6ur, whole genome shotgun sequence genome:
- the LOC100167542 gene encoding sorting nexin-14, whose amino-acid sequence MKDILDLLTDDRIVNYGLVAISCILLFNLFIWGCLSFIIVIIAIACGYYMFDYALKNQNLNTTSRSENIFDKTKIYKCNDCKNCISSEVHLKCLNQETPWKGLLIPEQIDSSIDKLLSKIIKVYIENWYDNISNDPHFIKEIKQVIRFATSVLLKRFLQLDLEDIVLYKVIPICLSHIRHCQRMEKGEKIAYHYAISNRKVEIMYLKKVSSSLLPFIIRQTDLQCTIFYTLVRELLSLWVLLPISDVICNPINIAFTWSKLSKSSIISTNATCKDKKVEFLSKFIAENQNYPVQLEMRSIFKDSTILSAFTAFLKRKGAVHLLQFCLDVDQFNKRMLKPEISSQELDMLYRDAWDIFSVYFSSHSPDCINFDPELVSQLRKVLSKDVIKLQNSKPLYQAYEQTYSILQNSYWIEFHNSDEYFSWICGPRNIPEAGSSQESSNNEKKNCASKLSRKLNRIKGAMKSSTIYDGQFDSLSSECDPEYGEDLSVDSEIINGERDLSTWKVTDVTSAMKLESGSNGGQSLVFFITVETVKNDLIKQWCVERRLADFYTLKSKLTEFHGVFVDARLPSRRILLQKTENNDIYMQFLNQLLQKPELRGSDLLHMFLTSIDNFEDSESAIGRLLRKSMPMALRKERGQNLESFISIFMASIETKLKQRYEWKDLSEHPPERKFKIAENPIFGNNLNIIKDENQTTLEEISEQIKFPYTPINCIIFFGVHVYNMSNAVVRLILAVQSICGNIVDSIIQRYISLRIVRSITPSKISNLIELLENLLFPGDDAPQKTDHQISVEHLKLLNNSVFFPLYMCLYQCTQNSVMNKQLFYRLLDVLLAEMFPELRTQLNEQL is encoded by the exons ATGAAAGACATCCTCGACCTGTTGACAGATGACAGGATTGTTAACTATGGCTTAGTAGCCATTAGCTGTATACTACTGTTCAATTTGTTTATATGGGG ATGTTTGAGTttcatcattgttattattgcgATTGCTTGTGGATATTACATGTTTGATTATGCCCTTaa aaaccaaaatttaaataccaccTCTAGATCAGAGAATATATTTGATaagactaaaatatataagtgtaaTGATTGCAAAAACTGTATTTCAAGTgaggtacatttaaaatgtctaaatcAAGAAACACCATGGAAAGGATTATTAATACCGGAACAAATTGATTCTTCAATAGATAAA ttattatcaaaaatcataaaggtttatatagaaaattggtatgataatatttcaaatgatcCACATTTTATAAAGGAAATTAAGCAAGTTATACGATTTGCAACAAGTGTATTGCTTAAAAGATTTTTACAA ttggATTTAGAAGATATTGTGCTGTATAAAGTAATTCCAATATGTCTATCCCATATAAGGCACTGCCAAAGAATGGAAAAGGGTGAAAAAATTGCATATCATTATGCTATCAGTAATCGTAAAGTTGAGATTATGTACCTTAAAAAAGTATCTTCAAGTTTACTGCCATTCATAATACGACAAACTGATCTTCAATGCAC gatattttatactttagtgCGAGAACTTCTTTCACTTTGGGTATTATTACCAATATCTGATGTAATATGTAATCCAATCAACATTGCTTTTACTTGGTCAAAATTATCCAaatcatcaattatttcaacaaaTGCGACATGTAAAgataaaaaagttgaatttttatcAAAGTTTATAgctgaaaatcaaaattatccTGTACAACTTGAAATGCGTAGTATATTTAAAGATTCAACTATTTTATCTGCATTTACAGCTTTTTTGAAACGAAAAGGTGCTGTGCATTTATTACAATTCTGTTTAGATGTTGATCAGTTTAACAAACGCATGTTAAAACCGGAAATATCATCTCAAGAACTTGACATGCTCTATCGAGATGCTTGGGATatattttctgtatattttAGTTCCCATTCACCAGATTGCATAAATTTCGATCCTGAGCTAGTAAGTCAACTAAGAAAAGTTTTATCCAAGGATGTTATTAAACTTCAAAATTCAAAGCCACTATATCAAGCCTACGAACAAACATATTCTATCTTACAAAATAGTTACTGGATAGAGTTTCATAATTCTGATGAATATTTTTCTTGGATATGTGGACCACGTAATATTCCAGAGGCTGGTTCATCACAAGAATcgtcaaataatgaaaaaaaaaattgtgcttctAAGCTTAGTCGCAAATTAAATAGGATTAAAGGAGCTATGAAGTCAAGTACCATATATGATGGTCAATTTGATTCTTTATCGTCTGAATGTGATCCAGAGTATGGAGAAGATCTATCTGTTGATAGTGAAATCATTAATGGTGAAAGAGATTTAAGTACTTGGAAGGTAACTGATGTGACATCAGCTATGAAGTTAGAATCAGGATCCAACGGGGGTCAATcattggtattttttattacagtaGAGAcagttaaaaatgatttaatcaaaCAATGGTGTGTAGAAAGAAGACTTGCtgacttttacacattaaaatcTAAACTAACTGAATTTCATGGAGTATTTGTGGATGCTCGATTACCTTCAAGaagaattttattacaaaaaacagaaaataatgaCATATATATGCAGTTTCTCAATCAACTGTTACAGAAACCTGAGCTTAGGGGATCTGATTTATTGCATATGTTTTTAACGTCCATAGACAATTTTGAAGATTCTGAATCAGCCATTGGGAGATTGTTAAGGAAATCTATGCCGATGGCTTTGAGAAAAGAACGTGGACAAAATTTAGAATCTTTCATTTCTATTTTTATGGCTTCAATCGaaactaaattaaaacaaag GTATGAATGGAAAGATTTAAGTGAACATCCTCCTGaaaggaaatttaaaattgctgAAAATCCTATTTTTggtaataacttaaatataattaaagatgAAAACCAAACAACATTAGAAGAAATAtcagaacaaataaaatttcccTACACCCCAATTAactgcataattttttttggagtacatgtatacaatatgtcaaATGCTGTTGTCCGATTAATTTTGGCTGTACAATCAATATGTGGTAATATTGTTGATTCTATTATACAGCGCTACATCAGTCTCCGTATTGTAAGATCGATTACCCCCTCTAAAATTTCAAACTTAATTGAACTATTAGAAA atcttCTATTTCCCGGTGATGATGCACCACAAAAGACTGATCATCAAATTTcagttgaacatttaaaactattgaataattcagttttttttccacTGTATATGTGTTTGTATCAATGTACACAAAATTCAGTgatgaataaacaattattctaCAGACTTTTAGATGTTTTACTCGCAGAAATGTTTCCAGAACTACGAACACAACTTAACGAACAATTATGA